A genome region from Staphylococcus capitis subsp. capitis includes the following:
- the gltX gene encoding glutamate--tRNA ligase has translation MSERIRVRYAPSPTGYLHIGNARTALFNYLFAKHYDGDFVVRIEDTDSKRNLEDGESSQFDNLKWLGLDWDESIDKDKGFGPYRQSERADIYNPLIQQLLDEDRAYKCYMTEEELEEEREAQIARGEMPRYGGQHAHLSEEQRKQFEAEGRKPSIRFRVPKDKTYSFKDMVKGEISFDSNNMGDWVIVKKDGVPTYNFAVAVDDHYMKISDVIRGDDHVSNTPKQLMIYEAFGWEPPRFGHMSLIVNEERKKLSKRDGQILQFIEQYRDLGYLPEALFNFITLLGWSPEGEEEIFSKEEFIKIFDEKRLSKSPAMFDRQKLAWVNNQYMKTKDTDTVFELALPHLIKANLIPENPSEEDKEWGRKLVALYQKEMSYAGEIVPLSEMFFHEMPELGEEEQEVINGEQVPELMNHLYGKLEALEPFEAAEIKKTIKEVQKETGIKGKQLFMPIRVAVTGQMHGPELPNTIEVLGKEKVLSRLQKYV, from the coding sequence ATGAGTGAACGCATCAGAGTAAGATATGCGCCAAGTCCAACAGGCTACTTGCATATTGGTAATGCTAGAACAGCATTATTTAACTATTTATTTGCGAAACATTATGATGGAGATTTTGTAGTTCGTATAGAAGATACGGACAGTAAACGTAACTTAGAAGATGGTGAATCTTCACAATTTGATAACTTAAAATGGTTAGGTTTAGACTGGGATGAATCTATCGATAAAGATAAAGGTTTTGGTCCATATCGTCAGTCTGAACGTGCTGATATTTATAATCCACTTATTCAACAATTACTTGATGAAGATAGAGCATACAAGTGTTACATGACTGAGGAAGAATTAGAAGAAGAACGTGAAGCGCAAATTGCTCGTGGAGAAATGCCTCGTTATGGCGGACAACACGCACATTTATCAGAAGAACAACGCAAACAGTTCGAAGCTGAAGGACGTAAACCATCTATTCGCTTCCGCGTGCCTAAAGATAAAACTTATAGTTTCAAAGATATGGTAAAAGGTGAAATTTCTTTTGATTCAAATAATATGGGTGATTGGGTCATTGTTAAGAAAGATGGCGTTCCAACGTATAACTTTGCAGTTGCTGTAGACGATCATTATATGAAAATTTCAGATGTTATTCGTGGTGATGACCATGTTTCTAACACACCTAAACAATTGATGATATATGAAGCGTTCGGTTGGGAACCACCACGCTTTGGTCATATGTCATTAATCGTCAATGAAGAACGTAAAAAGTTAAGTAAACGTGACGGTCAAATTTTACAATTTATTGAGCAATACCGTGATTTAGGTTACTTACCAGAAGCACTATTTAACTTTATTACTTTATTAGGTTGGTCACCTGAAGGTGAAGAAGAAATCTTTTCTAAAGAAGAATTTATTAAAATCTTCGATGAAAAACGTTTATCTAAATCACCAGCTATGTTCGACAGACAAAAGTTAGCTTGGGTAAATAACCAATATATGAAAACGAAAGACACTGATACAGTATTTGAATTAGCATTACCGCATTTAATCAAAGCAAATCTTATCCCAGAAAATCCTTCTGAAGAAGATAAAGAATGGGGTAGAAAACTTGTTGCTTTATATCAAAAAGAAATGAGTTACGCAGGTGAAATTGTTCCATTATCAGAAATGTTCTTCCACGAAATGCCAGAACTTGGTGAAGAGGAGCAAGAAGTTATAAATGGTGAACAAGTTCCTGAGTTAATGAATCATTTATACGGTAAATTAGAAGCTTTAGAACCATTTGAAGCAGCAGAAATTAAGAAAACAATTAAAGAAGTTCAAAAAGAGACAGGTATTAAAGGTAAACAATTGTTCATGCCAATTCGTGTAGCCGTTACAGGTCAAATGCATGGACCAGAATTACCAAATACGATTGAAGTTTTAGGTAAAGAAAAAGTATTATCACGATTACAAAAGTATGTATAG
- a CDS encoding PIN/TRAM domain-containing protein, with the protein MNIIRLMVVIIYIIIGAALGIIIIPEVVSDLGINTYPIITNHYIDGLIGIILFFIIFGFFLKKVTYAFKELEQIIMRRSAVEILFATIGLIIGLFISVMVSFILELIGNSMLNHFIPIIITIILCYLGFQFGLKKRDEMLMFLPENMARSMSYNTRKAIPKIIDTSAIIDGRILDIIRCGFIDGDILIPQGVINELQVVADANDSVKREKGQRGLDILNQLYDLDYPTRVINPTKSHNDIDTLLIKLAQHYHAHVITTDFNLNKVCHVQGIMALNVNDLSEAIKPNVHQGDHLNILLTKMGKEPGQGVGYLDDGTMVVVDNAKKLVGQHVNLEVISLLQTSSGRIVFAKHVDDNSSDFEN; encoded by the coding sequence TTGAATATCATTAGATTAATGGTGGTAATTATTTATATCATTATCGGTGCTGCACTAGGGATTATCATCATCCCAGAAGTAGTATCTGATTTAGGGATTAACACTTACCCAATTATCACTAATCATTACATAGATGGATTAATAGGAATTATATTGTTCTTCATTATATTTGGATTTTTCTTAAAAAAGGTCACATACGCTTTTAAAGAACTAGAACAAATTATAATGCGCCGCAGTGCGGTTGAAATCTTGTTCGCAACAATTGGTTTGATTATTGGATTATTTATTTCTGTGATGGTTTCTTTCATCTTAGAACTAATAGGAAATTCAATGCTCAATCATTTTATCCCAATTATAATAACAATTATTTTATGTTATCTTGGATTCCAATTTGGATTAAAGAAACGTGATGAGATGTTAATGTTTTTGCCTGAAAATATGGCACGCTCAATGTCCTACAACACACGTAAAGCAATCCCTAAAATCATCGATACAAGCGCAATTATTGATGGGCGTATATTAGATATTATTCGTTGTGGATTTATTGATGGAGATATTCTTATCCCTCAAGGTGTTATAAATGAATTACAAGTCGTAGCTGATGCGAATGATAGTGTTAAAAGAGAAAAGGGCCAGCGTGGATTAGATATTCTTAATCAACTTTATGATTTAGACTATCCTACTCGAGTCATAAATCCAACGAAATCTCATAATGATATTGATACTTTACTAATCAAATTAGCACAACATTACCACGCTCACGTTATTACAACGGATTTTAATTTAAATAAAGTGTGTCATGTCCAAGGCATTATGGCACTTAATGTTAATGATTTATCTGAAGCTATTAAGCCTAACGTACATCAAGGTGACCACCTTAATATCCTTTTAACTAAAATGGGGAAAGAGCCTGGTCAAGGCGTTGGGTATTTAGATGATGGCACAATGGTCGTTGTTGATAACGCTAAGAAATTAGTGGGCCAACATGTTAACTTAGAAGTCATCAGTTTACTACAAACTTCATCTGGTAGAATCGTTTTTGCGAAACATGTCGATGACAATAGTTCTGATTTTGAAAATTAA